The following coding sequences lie in one Polyodon spathula isolate WHYD16114869_AA chromosome 15, ASM1765450v1, whole genome shotgun sequence genomic window:
- the cenpj gene encoding centromere protein J, protein MSASTGLQNEQNFMAQWMSNTSRAGVILHPPLDFGNPQKSTWAEQEGNDSFSAQFAPLSSSNSSCISVDSLHGEVVSLAKTNEELEPSSFDISSAITAFQSTALHHVQGAEEGGVHKEDSMEHHFQQGGSPNQQSTGPLMQKLEQLKEWQHQKQEQLKLQQMYQLHKLLEEQQKLLQMVNAEQTLPAPVHRGSPAISSLAEGPQLSALAVAHGHLPHPELQNSTRISEFSNSVARGVVPNYPLQKPDRENALQSVRGSLWGGPNVPYPAEVEHEMGEEEDSDKTLEQSNLYEEQNQDYLHRGKDHDVAHTNRDVSEFSHQSPERTDISHKDDLEERPINPGTGSRKLTFEELLEEQLRLEEQRLKRQQTGTGVKANPKRKFLKRGEGLSRYTKARPVVPSTQTIKSDIITQPTRFQSVVEPKNAPKTSKHQVQRKTAMLNKENCIERLPAPRTKPDSVSKIKMSHVQKTMILGNHHGQNISKASGTKPPGSVGKSQDTNEPALGIQVNKMETAKTVDAAHTVVANPVTAKQACSDENGQRVLSKLSTNIPSKATEYSFDISFQRKLETWDKEKEEENIELDEFELLEQAADEISFSSNSSFVLKVLHLDQQGLKGHRLSSTPIKSAARPTAQSDSHTRDGKSLTVSHTIQDTLESARQEVKEMDKQSMTLEIKGLKDTVCTKDQAVRNNKCDQNDKNSSDSCQSDSDSKELHATLQDEKKQDQQAAGPSGCQYGSNCQYDKTPYQDGAKESTTLEDGYMSDELTVIEQKGYNKRQINQDHFAFDDDDTWHDFEEAGSVDSDGIPERTGYCSEETDSSLLKGGSLPDQAIKRKVAFAKTEETKSGCSLNDSRADLPPTSDLMAKLFPSLKPKQKPVSARGTENVNGAPEQTSGPGSNPQSTQLRERLVEMEIEIERFRTQNAALANLRQEREKDLESLRKEIADFEKKKAEELARLEQYKKEEMRKLQKERKIFEKHAAAARAIPDKKEREEMQVLTQKVAELQEELKRKETRWSNTHNRLKKQVESLTKENAELREEITVMERLRVEAWKKIETGSENKKQAENPAVNVRRPKPISPPELVKISNSLSASSVTTESHKENRSPVKVKNTRSTPTPAEMWNAEDAATAEPRNSAFYGEAVAKSTVLVGKQQKVKEDEDFLEEIHHLDGKIEQVLRSGSRIIIFPNGTRKEVWADGKTVKVTFFNGDVKQMMADQRVIYYYADAQTTHTTYPDGLEVLQFPNNQIEKHFPDGRKEITFPDQTIKNLYPDGQEESIFPDGTIIRVKLDGSKVIEFNNGQRELHTPEYKRREYPDGTVKTVYSNGQQETKYPTGRVRSKDKDGNIIMDTKP, encoded by the exons ATGTCTGCGTCTACTGGATTGCAAAATGAACAGAACTTTATGGCTCAGTGGATGTCAAATACGTCCCGTGCTGGAGTAATACTACATCCTCCACTTGACTTTGGCAACCCCCAAAAATCTACATGGGCAGAACAGGAAGGAAATGACTCTTTTTCTGCACAGTTTGCCCCTCTCTCATCCTCTAACAGCAGCTGCATTAGTGTGGATTCCCTCCATGGTGAGGTTGTGTCtcttgcaaaaacaaatgaagaattgGAGCCATCTAGTTTTGACATAAGTAGTGCAATTACAGCTTTCCAGTCCACTGCACTGCATCATGTACAAGGAGCTGAGGAAGGTGGTGTTCATAAGGAGGATAGCATGGAGCATCATTTTCAACAAGGGGGCAGTCCTAATCAGCAGAGCACAGGTCCCCTAATGCAAAAGTTAGAACAG CTGAAGGAATGGCAACACCAAAAGCAGGAACAGTTAAAGCTACAGCAAATGTATCAGCTTCATAAATTGCTGGAGGAACAACAGAAACTTTTACAGATGGTTAATGCAGAGCAGACACTCCCAGCCCCTG TTCATAGAGGCAGTCCAGCAATATCATCGCTTGCCGAAGGTCCACAGCTTTCGGCTCTTGCAGTTGCACATGGACATTTACCACACCCAGAACTGCAAAATTCAACCAGGATTTCTGAATTCAGTAACTCTGTGGCACGAGGTGTTGTGCCGAATTACCCATTACAGAAACCAGACAGAGAGAATGCCCTTCAATCAGTAAGAGGCAGTCTGTGGGGTGGTCCTAATGTACCATATCCAGCTGAAGTTGAGCATGAAATGGGTGAAGAGGAGGATTCTGACAAAACATTAG AACAAAGCAATTTGTATGAAGAGCAAAATCAGGATTATCTGCATCGAGGCAAAGATCACGATGTAGCTCATACCAACAGAGACGTCAGTGAATTTTCACATCAGAGCCCTGAAAGAACAGACATTTCACACAAGGACGATTTAGAGGAGAG GCCTATCAATCCTGGAACTGGTAGTAGAAAGCTGACTTTTGAGGAGCTCCTGGAGGAGCAGCTGAGGTTGGAAGAACAAAGACTGAAACGGCAACAA ACTGGAACAGGAGTGAAAGCCAATCCTAAAAGAAAATTTCTTAAACGCGGAGAAGGTCTGTCTAGATATACTAAAGCAAGACCTGTTGTGCCATCCACACAAACCATTAAATCTGATATTATTACACAACCTACTCGGTTCCAAAGCGTGGTAGAGCCTAAGAATGCACCAAAGACAAGCAAGCACCAAGTACAACGCAAAACTGCCATGCTAAACAAAGAGAACTGCATTGAAAGATTACCAGCGCCACGAACCAAACCAGATTCTGTCTCAAAAATCAAGATGAGTCATGTACAGAAGACTATGATTCTTGGCAACCATCACGGACAGAACATTTCCAAAGCTTCCGGGACGAAACCACCAGGGTCTGTAGGAAAATCTCAAGATACCAATGAACCAGCATTAGGTATTCAAGTGAACAAGATGGAGACTGCCAAAACAGTTGATGCTGCCCATACAGTTGTCGCAAATCCTGTGACTGCAAAGCAGGCATGCTCTGATGAGAATGGCCAACGAGTACTTTCAAAACTGTCAACCAATATCCCTAGTAAAGCAACGGAGTACTCTTTTGATATCTCATTTCAGAGAAAGCTGGAAACCTGGGATAAAGAAAAAGAGGAAGAGAACATTGAGCTAGACGAGTTTGAGCTCCTGGAACAGGCTGCAGATGAGATCTCCTTCTCCAGTAACTCCTCTTTTGTATTAAAAGTCCTACATTTGGATCAGCAGGGTCTCAAAGGACACAGGTTGTCCTCTACCCCTATCAAATCAGCAGCACGGCCAACAGCCCAAAGTGATTCCCATACCAGAGATGGCAAAAGCCTAACAGTCTCCCACACAATACAGGATACTTTAGAATCCGCTAGACAAGAAGTAAAGGAAATGGATAAACAATCAATGACCTTGGAAATAAAGGGATTGAAGGATACTGTGTGTACTAAAGATCAAGCcgttagaaataataaatgtgaCCAAAATGATAAGAATAGTAGCGATTCATGCCAAAGTGATTCAGATTCCAAGGAACTTCATGCAACCTTGCAAGATGAGAAGAAACAAGATCAACAGGCAGCTGGGCCCAGTGGCTGTCAGTATGGCTCCAATTGCCAATATGACAAAACACCTTATCAAGATGGTGCCAAAGAGAGCACTACTCTAGAGGACGGGTACATGAGTGATGAATTGACTGTTATTGAACAGAAGGGCTATAATAAACGGCAAATCAATCAGGATCACTTtgcttttgacgatgatgatacCTGGCATGATTTTGAGGAGGCTGGAAGTGTGGATAGTGATGGCATTCCAGAAAGGACTGGTTATTGTAGTGAGGAAACCGATAGCTCGTTGTTAAAAGGCGGCTCACTGCCGGATCAAGCAATCAAAAGGAAGGTGGCCTTTGCAAAGACAGAGGAGACCAAATCCGGGTGTAGCCTAAATGATAGCAGAGCAGATCTTCCACCGACATCAGATCTAATGGCCAAACTGTTTCCATCACTGAAGCCCAAACAGAAACCTGTCTCTGCCCGAGGGACTGAAAACGTCAATGGGGCACCGGAACAAACTTCAG GACCAGGCTCCAATCCACAATCCACACAGCTGAGGGAAAGGTTGGTGGAGATGGAAATAGAAATTGAGAGATTTAGAACGCAGAATGCAGCTCTAGCAAATCTACGCCAAGAGAGGGAGAAAGACTTAGAAAGCCTGAG GAAGGAGATAGCtgactttgaaaagaaaaaggcaGAAGAGTTGGCACGACTGGAGCAATACAAAAAAGAGGaaatgagaaaactgcaaaaggaACGCAAAATATTTGAGAAGCATGCTGCTGCAGCTCGAGCAATCCCTGACAAAAAGGAACGAGAGGAAATGCAG GTTTTGACACAGAAAGTAGCAGAGCTGCAGGAGGAGCTTAAGAGGAAGGAAACCAGGTGGTCGAATACACATAACCGTCTCAAAAAGCAGGTGGAATCTCTGACCAAGGAGAACGCTGAGCTGCGCGAGGAAATCACAGTGATGGAACGACTGCGGGTAGAGGCATGGAAGAAAATTGAAACAGGATCTGAAAACAAGAAGCAAGCAGAAAACCCAGCAGTTAATGTCAGGAGACCGAAGCCCATT AGTCCTCCCGAGTTAGTAAAAATCAGCAATAGCCTGTCGGCTTCCTCCGTGACAACAGAAAGCCATAAAGAAAACCGCTCTCCAGTAAAAG ttAAAAATACAAGATCTACTCCAACACCCGCAGAAATGTGGAATGCAGAAGATGCAGCAACGGCAGAACCCAGAAACAGTGCTTTTTATGGGGAAGCTGTGGCCAAA AGCACTGTACTGGTGGGTAAACAACAAAAAGTGAAGGAAGATGAAGATTTTCTAGAGGAAATACATCACTTAGATGGAAAG ATTGAACAAGTGTTAAGAAGCGGCAGCCGCATCATTATTTTCCCCAATGGAACCCGTAAAGAGGTGTGGGCTGATGGAAAGACTGTGAAAGTCACATTCTTCAATGGCGATGTTAAACAAATGATGGCAGATCAGAGAGTG atttattattatgCTGATGCCCAGACAACCCACACTACTTATCCAGATGGTTTGGAGGTCTTGCAGTTCCCCAATAATCAAATCG